The Agelaius phoeniceus isolate bAgePho1 chromosome 2, bAgePho1.hap1, whole genome shotgun sequence region AATGCAAAAAATTTGCAGCACTTTTCCAGCTCGCTGCCTGCAAGAGCACTCTGGCAGCTAAGCTGAGAAAGACTTTCAGCCCTTAGATTTTCTCAGATAATCATTAATCAAAGGATAAATACAGTGATAGCAAATTTAAATCAGTTTTTCATGCTAGGCCTTGAGAGAAGGGATAGCTGCTGTTTCTTCTACCTGCCTCCCTCTGTAAGAGCACACAAAGGATTGAAATTAAAGTGAGGCTCCTTCTCCACGACCTACTGCTGTGTTATCTTGCACACAACACTGGtgcctcagtttacctctgCCCATCACTGTGGAGCTCCTCCAAGCTGCTGAGATACTTGGAGGAGAGCAGCTTCTCACACATAATTTGTCAGGACCTGGTGCAGAGCAAGGCTGACAGTTTTGTGTCACTGGTGCAGGTGACCGGAGGGGTCTGGACGTTCAGCCGTATCTGTTGCGATATCTTCGTCACCATGGATGTAATGATGTGCACAGCCAGCATTCTGAACCTCTGTGCCATCAGCATTGACAGGTAAGACACAGCAGCATCCAGGGGGACAGCCTGGATATGGGGGTcagccctgtgccccagtgGGGCAGGGACAAAGAAGTGGGGTGAGCACAGACAGCATGAGTGTCCTCAGGACAACAAACCCCTGAAGGTCTGTCCCTGCCACTACTGCTGTTGATGTGGCTCTGCAAGAAGAGGCCTGCACTGGAGGGCAAGGAGACACAAGCAATAAAACATCCCCAGCAGATAGTCAACCATATCCTCAGGCTTCTTAAAGGCATGAGCCACAATTGGTCATCCAGCTCCCAGTGAGTGTCAAATAGGGTTTCTCCTTCTGGAGATCTCACTCATGAAGCTTTAATAAACAAAATCCTGCCATATTCACAGACAGATGAAGATTATTGCTGTGTAATCTTGAGCTTTGCTCTggttttctgcattttaaaactgAGCCTATTTTAAGCAATGCTGAGGGCTGGGAGCCAAAACCTTGTCACATGTGATCCTACTGGGACCTAGGAatgagagaagggaaaaatacTGCATGCTGTACCTTTATAATCTGTAGTTCAAGGATAATAATGCAAGgcagctctcagtgctgctTTGGTCTGGTGTTCCTCCATCGGAATCTGTATCCCCATTTCAGTTTGGCTGTCTGCAAGACACAGCCCCCAGGCTCTCCTAAAGATGAGACTCCTGTACCTTCCAAATCCTtgccctgctggggcagcatctcctggagcagcccagcaaCTGAAGGTCCTTGACAACCTGCCCCCAGGCAACCCTCCGCCTGTCAGGCTAACACCAGACCAGGCAGCTGAGACAGAGTTTACTAGTTTGTGGTTACTCCAGAGTGCTCTTTCACAGCATATAACTCTAGGGCCTTGAGGGTTAGGGATTTCCTGGGGTGTCTTGATCCATCTGGTAGCCCAAACCTTGTAGCTTTGCATGCTGTGAGTTCTGCTGAGCGTttctctgcactgctgccaACTAACTCTGATTTCCTCTGTTCCTCCCCCCAATGCCCCACTTACCATTTCTACAAATTGCTGATCCCATCATCTGATTTTCTCTACTTTCCTCTTCTATTTCTTCACCACATTCACCATCATGttccctgtgctgctttcaCTTCTCCCTTTAAAAACCTgttcctttccctccctccttcctccatctcctcttcccGGAGCTGGTTTGGTCTGCAGATACACCGCAGTGGTGAAACCAGTTCAGTACCAGTACAGCActgggcagagctcctgcaggagagtCTCTCTCATGATTGTGATAGTTTGGATGCTGGCATTTGCAGTGTCATGCCCTCTCCTCTTTGGCTTCAATACTACAGGTAGGTGATATCCTGAACAACAGCACGCAGGAGGTGTTGGCAGTGGAGCTGCCCTGTGTATGGCCAGGTCACTTAACATGGGTCTGCAGATTTGCCAAGTTACAGGAAATTTTAAGGAACTGAAAACCACACTATGAAGGGAGAGAACAATCCGCATGTACTCAAGTCTATAAACTTGCCATTTGTTCATGTAGACAGTGACTGTCACTCTAAAGGGCAAACCTGCCTGCTCTACTGCCAAATCAATGCCCATCAAGGTGTCCAGGTCTTCAGATTCCCATCAAACAATCACTTTGAACACACAGAGCAAAACGTGCAGCACATAcagtgtgcacacacacacacacttaaTGGCATCTTGCCGATATCCACAGGTTCAGAAGCACAGTTTTGACTCTGAAACTGTGCTTCTGAACCTGTGGATATCTTAGAAATGTGTACAGAACACATTTCTAAACAGCAAGGATTGCATATTAGCACTGCTTGTTAGAGACCTCCTTCCTATCCAGCTGGCTGCCTGCTTCCTTAACTAGTCCTTTGAGGAGGGCAAACAACTTAGCCTCCACCTTGGAAGCAGGTTggtctttttcctttcccttagCTAGGGCAGCACAGTCTCCctggaggcagaggagcaggggagCCTTCCTTCCCACTGAGTCACAGGCAGAAGCTTCTGCCCCCATCCATCCTCTCTGCAGTGCTTGAGGCAGGAAAGGGATGGGAGTGGGAAATTCTGCTGCCCCCCTCTGCCTGCTTCAGACAGATAGGAGTGAATGCACACTGCATCTAGACAGCTCAGAAGCTGTCAAAGGAATAGGAGAAAGGGTGGGAATAGACATGAGAGAACAGCTGTTGGACAGAAAAGCAGACAAATGCATGCTTGCTAATGTTTGTTGGCCCTGTGTTGGGTTCATTTTAAGCATCACTTAGGTAATTGGGTAAGCCAGAGCATACTCTGCACTCCTTAGACTGCCTTTGCCCCAGCCACCTTCTGTCTCGCTTTGCCAACACACCAGAGCCTCCTCGTACTAAACTGAAATCAGCTCAGAcactcctctctctctcttctcctccCCAGGGGATCCCAGTGTCTGTTCCATATCCAACCCTAGTTTCGTCATCTACTCCTCTTTGGTGTCCTTCTACCTCCCCTTCATGGTGACCCTGCTGCTCTATGTCCGGATTTACCTCGTGCTCAGACAGAGGCAAAAGAAGCGAACCCTCACCCGGCAGGGCAGCCAGAGCGCCAGCACCAAACCGTGTTATGCACACCAAGTAAGAGCCACATGAACCCACTAGGAGCTGTCAAAAAGGAGAGGAATGCATCATCTCTTCTCCTCAAAGGGTTAAAACACAGAACAGAAAGCATAAGGAGGAACATGACATGTTTTCATCCCATCCCTTGCTCATACACCATGATATTTGAGGCACAGACGCCCCAGTTAAATCCTTTTCAGACCCTTAAAAAGAGGATATCCCCTGTGTATCTCTGCCCTCTAGAAGTGGCTAGTAGAAAAGAGCACAGCCTACTTCAGTATTTCTTCAGAGCAGGGTTTTCTCAGCCATGCATAAGTCTTCATTTTTTGCataatttcttcatttattgATTTTAATGTCTTCATTTATTGATTTTTGCTCTATGAAGCTTCACTCTCAGGGCTTCACAGGCTTTAACATctgttattaaaataaaaaaccctctTCATCTGACAGACTTAAGAGGTCAAAATACTCATGGTGCATGCAACATTTGTTCCACTGACCTTTCTAGATGAAATATCTGCAACCATGGGAACCAACACAACAGTTTGAAAGGAATTACCTGATCATGCATATCCACTCCTTTACCCATTTTTGCACAGTAAAGCTACATTAAAAGGGTGGGGATGCTAAGGGGAGCAGGGCCAATACAAAAATACAGATGGAAGGTTAGCAGAGCAGGTATTCCTGCTCTTACTGTTCTCATGCTTCTCCTTGGTGGGATGGAGGCAAACTGTTGCCAGCTGCTGGTTAACCCCCAGGTCAGTGCAGAGGACATGGTGCAATATAAGAGGCAAGTGAGGCTAAGGATAACTCCTACAACTTCCCTCATCATCCTCTGGCCCAATGAGCAGTTTGGATGGTTTCCAGATCCTGTGTGACATCATCTTTTGCAGGAACACATGGAGAGGAAAGCTTTGCCAAACAGATGCCAAGGCACCTTTTCCCCCTGTCTCTCGCTCAAATGCACAGGCCAGGAGATGTCTACAAAAAGGAGGTTGCTCACTGTCTTCAGCCTGCAGCGGTACCGAAGCTTCTGCCATGAGGCATCCCTCACCAAGGCACCAGGGACTACCCAAACCAGCAggtgggaagagaggaggaggagcatGAAGGCAGCAGTGGAGGTACGGAGGCTCAGCAATGGTGGTACACTCAGCAGCTTGAggctgtcccagcagcagccccgacTGATCCAGCTGCGGGAGAGGAAGGCTACGCAGATGCTGGCAATTGTCCTGGGTGAGTGAGAGCCATTCTGCCTGTGGGGTGCAAGGGGTGATGGTTTGGGACTTCCAGGAGCCTCCTAATACAGAACCTCCTAATACAATATTgagatttaataaaaaaatgcaaGCTGGGCCTTGGCTTCAGCTGTTACTGCTTCACAAACTCAGGATAGACAGTAGTGGAACATTTAGGGATCTAGAATAATGCTCCCAAATGTTGAGAGCCATGTATGTTAGTGTTTTATTTACTATGTTTTGTTACCCTTGTGTTTAAAATCAGTGGCCAACAAGCCCTGCTAGAGGGAGCAACAGCCAATacctttgcttttccttttcctttgttttactATTGCAAGGCTGGAACAATCCTAAGTTTCCATACATGCAGAAGCTCTTAAATCTGATTACagaaagggaaactgaggcaaggAGCCACAGAGGAGCTTGTTCATACATCTGGGTAGAGAAGCTGGgacactgctgtccctgtcacctgctGTGGTCACCAGATGCACTGTTCCCCCCCATTAACTCAGTAGtagcaggaaaataaagcagCCCTCATCCTAACTGATTAAAGCATCAGAGGCTTTCCCTCAAAGTTGTGGCCACTTGCTTTTGTCTGTCATCAGACCACTTCTGAAGCCCCATACATTCACAAACCTGGTCCCAAGGAGCCCAAACTTTTGCCAAATCTCTCTATGTCAGGAATAAACGTGGCCTTCAGTGTttgtgaaatacagaaatagtgaggggctggagggagaGGTCCCCCTTGCAGGCCCCTTTCCAAATAGTTGCTGGTGTAAACTCACGGATTGTTTTCTGCCTCTCTCTAAACCCAGGGGCATTCATAGTCTGCTGGCTGCCCTTCTTCTTGATTCACATCCTCAATGCCCACTGCCCATCCTGCCACGTGCCTCCAGGGCTCTACAGTGCCAGCACCTGGCTCGGGTATGTCAACAGTGCCCTCAACCCCATCATCTACACAACTTTCAACACTGACTTCCGCAAAGCCTTCCTCAAGATCCTCTGCTGCTGACTGTGGGGCCACACCGGGCTGCACGGGTCTGTAGCAGCCCCCTGGGGGGAGAAGAAGACAGGGACAAGCCAGTGAGTCCTTCAgtgctggacacagccctgggtgtgCAGCACATCAGCCAGCACAGTGCATCGCTGCTGGGCGCTGACAGGCTTGCGGGGCACACGCGACCCAAACGCAGATGGCATCCCTCATCTCTGCTGCCTACGTGCTGGAAGTGCATTTGCCCTCCCACAGCTGGAACCTCAGCCTGCAGAAGGCACCCAGCTCATGCACAGCAGTCCTAATAAGAGGACAGAATTTGAATTCTTTGATAAGGATCCTGATCTCTTCGGTCAGGAGCCAAGAGTGAAAATTGGACAACGAAACTTAGAAAAGGAGCACTGATGGAGAAATAACAACTTTCCTGTTGTTTCCATCAAAAGGTTTGCCTGTAAAACTGGGTCAGTCTAAGTGCTTTGAGAAAATCACCCTAGCTGCAAATGAAATCTTCCCTTGTGCTGCCAGCTTGTATTTTACTGCTCCTTGCAAGGTAGAGAGGCAGCTACTCTCCCTCACATGACAAGTGCAACACTACCCCAGGGTCCCCTCTCCTCCTGACCCAAGGACCAGTGATAGATTGGCCATTACTTAACTACCACACACCCCAATGATCTACAGGGGCCACCAAGAGAACCAGGCTCTTGATAGCTGCCATAGATTCAAACCTGTTTTTTCAGCTGGTTGCATGCACCTTGCCTCCAAACTTTTTCACAATCTCCTTGGAACCAATCTTCACCTGTGCTCCTCTCCTGACCAGGAGCACTGCTAGATTTGGGGTTTGTACCACCTGGCTGCTGCAGTAACTCCAGTTACAGCCCATACCTGGGGGAGAGCTCTTTCATAACATTCCTCCCAGTAAGAAGGGACATTTGCCTTGGGATCAGCTCCAGCACTCTCCCTGATGCCCCTTGCCAATACTCTTGTCATCACATATGGTATCTGTGTATCCCAGCATCCAGGAGCTGGCCAAATACAGCCTGGCCATGGTCTCTTTTCCTAGCAGTATTCTACAAAGCCATCTCCAGTAGTTCCTGgatgaaaaaaacagaaagtCCTGATGTACCGTAAGCTGGTCTTGTGTCAGGGCATTCTAATGCTCTTCCCCTCATATAGAAAAACCTggcatgggccagagagcctcagCTTGGTTCTCCCATTTTGCCCTCTTGCTGGATCAGAGGCTTCAGCTCTCACTGCCAGGATTTGGTTTAGTTGTGCTGTCAGCCATGCTCGTTTGATAGCTTTGGGCATAACtctgtgtgctgctcctgcctgtgtcCATGCCACAGCTCCTCCATCTGGGAAGggcttcctttccttcctaatATGAGGCCAAGGCCATTGTTCTCTGCCTCCAGAGCACATGCCAGAGCTCTAGCTGCTGCTTTGGTTTGTCTGGGTTTTGGGAGGAGGATCTTGTGAAGAGCATGTGTCATTTGCCTGGGCAGGTGCCCTCCATACTGCATTGTAACTGCCTTAACCCAATAAAACACAAGTGTAATTGGAAGTTTTGGTATCTTTGTGATTAATGTACCTCCTTCCATAAGCCTTTTGTCATCTGTAGCCCTCTTAACACTTTCCCTGTAAAAAATTATCATCCACCCAGACACCTGCAAGAAGTCTTTATTATTACTTGCATTTTCCTTGCAACTGGGAAAGAAATCAAAGGCTTCTGTAAGCACTTCCAGCAGATGAATTCTGGAAATACAGTCAGTTAGTTTCCCAGCTACACCAGGCAGACATGCAGTAGTGTTACTCTATCTGCTCAAAGATGCTGGATAGCACAGGAGGCACTCAGCACACAGGATGGAGGAGGTATGAATCAAGTGAACCAACCTGTGGACAGATTGCCACTCAAGTAATTCTCATTAAGATGCTTCATAAAAGAGATCACCAGTCCAGTTGCTTTATGTAACGATTGTCAGTAAGGAGGAAA contains the following coding sequences:
- the DRD3 gene encoding D(3) dopamine receptor, with protein sequence MALFTRAGSHPNATDPIPCEANSTTEPELPHSHAYYALCYCILILAIIFGNVLVCLAVLRERTLQTTTNYLVVSLAVADLLVATLVMPWMVYLEVTGGVWTFSRICCDIFVTMDVMMCTASILNLCAISIDRYTAVVKPVQYQYSTGQSSCRRVSLMIVIVWMLAFAVSCPLLFGFNTTGDPSVCSISNPSFVIYSSLVSFYLPFMVTLLLYVRIYLVLRQRQKKRTLTRQGSQSASTKPCYAHQEHMERKALPNRCQGTFSPCLSLKCTGQEMSTKRRLLTVFSLQRYRSFCHEASLTKAPGTTQTSRWEERRRSMKAAVEVRRLSNGGTLSSLRLSQQQPRLIQLRERKATQMLAIVLGAFIVCWLPFFLIHILNAHCPSCHVPPGLYSASTWLGYVNSALNPIIYTTFNTDFRKAFLKILCC